In Stenotrophomonas sp. 610A2, one DNA window encodes the following:
- a CDS encoding SH3 domain-containing protein, with protein sequence MLARLIGSYRSQYRNPLQFRTGQIVELGVRDEEWPAFAWVKTSEGGAGWAPVAWLQVLDDGRAEALRDYSARELDVDRGEQVRLHHEHGGWWWSERADGAQGWLPARELELLEEKLT encoded by the coding sequence ATGCTGGCACGCTTGATTGGCAGCTACCGCAGCCAATACCGTAACCCCCTGCAGTTCCGTACCGGGCAGATCGTCGAGCTCGGTGTCCGCGACGAAGAATGGCCGGCCTTCGCCTGGGTGAAAACCAGCGAAGGTGGCGCCGGCTGGGCGCCGGTGGCCTGGTTGCAGGTGCTCGACGATGGCCGCGCCGAAGCGCTGCGTGATTACAGCGCACGCGAGCTGGACGTGGACCGCGGCGAGCAGGTACGGCTGCATCACGAACATGGTGGCTGGTGGTGGTCCGAGCGCGCCGATGGCGCGCAGGGCTGGCTGCCGGCACGCGAACTCGAATTGCTGGAAGAGAAACTCACATGA
- a CDS encoding GGDEF domain-containing protein, with the protein MADSPDDSSTSRRGGLGRILARRSAPQATAAGEVVASGGGGMAMLQRLFIGANAPEPVLAAFAQGMCTLPGELGDMGQRLHSAHAEKDWERYGRLLRQLIDKYIRTVELEASTTSNSQAEQLRDMLRDTLGAVLASLMQQSPELEQQAQRMGEELRSWRSGQPLQPVAIHLRELCHQVGVRSSSLQEQRDLLLNLFDMLLENISELLDGDSWLQGQIRSIRQLLAGPLDANSLEQTRNDLREVIYRQGLLRDGIDQSKQAMKDLMVDFVTQVDGMVTETGEYHDRIASYAIAVRQTRSISDLTQLLQDVLQDTARVQEQAARARDHLANARAEAKAAEQRVQQLERELEEAGSQLRTDPLTGALNRRGLEQQLGELLADHGTPLSLAMLDLDHFGQTNAQHGHAGGDQALRHLVAVIQQRLRGRDCIARLGGDEFVLVLPGLNRAAALETLQQLQQQMAQRPFLHGDQRVQVRFSAGVAQAQPGEALQALLQRADQALYAAKRVGRNQVLPAN; encoded by the coding sequence ATGGCCGACAGCCCCGACGACTCCTCTACCTCCCGCAGGGGCGGCCTGGGCCGCATCCTCGCCCGGCGCAGCGCGCCGCAAGCGACTGCGGCGGGCGAGGTCGTGGCCAGCGGGGGCGGCGGCATGGCCATGCTGCAGCGCCTGTTCATCGGTGCCAACGCGCCGGAACCGGTGTTGGCGGCCTTCGCCCAGGGCATGTGCACCCTGCCCGGCGAGCTTGGCGACATGGGCCAGCGCCTGCACAGCGCCCACGCCGAGAAGGACTGGGAGCGCTACGGGCGCCTGCTGCGGCAGTTGATCGACAAATACATCCGCACGGTTGAACTGGAAGCCTCCACCACCAGCAACAGCCAGGCCGAGCAGCTGCGCGACATGTTGCGCGACACCTTGGGCGCGGTGCTGGCCAGCCTGATGCAGCAGTCACCGGAACTGGAACAGCAGGCCCAGCGCATGGGTGAGGAACTGCGCAGCTGGCGCAGCGGCCAGCCGCTGCAGCCGGTGGCCATACATCTGCGTGAGCTCTGCCACCAGGTCGGCGTGCGCAGCAGCAGCCTGCAGGAACAGCGCGACCTGCTGCTCAACCTGTTCGACATGCTGCTGGAAAACATCTCCGAACTGCTCGATGGCGACAGCTGGCTGCAGGGCCAGATCCGCTCGATCCGGCAGTTGCTGGCCGGGCCGCTGGATGCGAACTCGCTGGAGCAGACCCGCAACGACCTGCGCGAGGTGATCTACCGCCAAGGCCTGCTGCGTGATGGCATCGACCAGTCCAAGCAGGCGATGAAAGACCTGATGGTGGACTTCGTGACGCAGGTGGACGGTATGGTCACCGAAACCGGCGAATACCACGACCGCATTGCCAGTTATGCCATTGCCGTACGCCAGACCCGCAGCATCTCCGACCTGACCCAACTGCTGCAGGACGTGCTGCAGGACACCGCACGGGTACAGGAACAGGCCGCACGTGCACGTGACCATCTGGCCAATGCCCGTGCCGAGGCCAAGGCCGCCGAGCAGCGCGTGCAGCAACTCGAACGCGAGCTGGAAGAAGCCGGCAGCCAGCTGCGTACCGATCCGCTGACCGGCGCCCTGAACCGGCGCGGGCTCGAGCAGCAGCTGGGCGAGTTGCTGGCCGACCACGGCACGCCGCTCAGCCTGGCCATGCTCGACCTGGACCACTTCGGCCAGACCAATGCCCAGCACGGCCATGCCGGCGGCGACCAGGCCCTGCGCCATCTGGTGGCGGTGATCCAGCAACGCCTGCGCGGGCGCGACTGCATCGCCCGCCTCGGTGGCGACGAGTTCGTGCTGGTGCTGCCCGGCCTCAACCGCGCCGCCGCGCTGGAAACCCTGCAACAGCTGCAGCAGCAGATGGCGCAGCGGCCATTCCTGCATGGCGACCAGCGCGTGCAGGTGCGTTTCAGCGCCGGCGTCGCCCAGGCCCAGCCCGGCGAAGCCCTGCAGGCTCTCCTGCAACGGGCCGACCAGGCCTTGTATGCAGCCAAGCGGGTAGGCCGCAACCAGGTCCTGCCGGCCAACTGA
- a CDS encoding alpha-ketoacid dehydrogenase subunit beta yields MDDIKRNAAVTSASHDHGVAHSAASNSGDTPMTATPITLIEAVTQALAWEMEHDPSVLVLGEDVGVNGGVFRATAGLQQQFGPERVLDTPLDETTIAGLTVGLAAQGMKPVAEAQFDGFVYPMVDHLICHAARLRNRTRGRLHCPMVLRVPWGGGIRAPEHHSEANEAIFTNVPGMRVVLPSSPQRAYGLLLAAIREPDPVIYMEPKRIYRQYKEVVVNDGEALPLDVCFVLRDGTDVTLVTWGAQVKEALEAADKLAGEGISAEVIDVATLRPLDFATIAESVAKTGRCVIVQEAPKTAGFGAEIAARLAEESMYDLLAPVERVAGYDTHIPLFRLEMKYLPSVERIVTAAKRAVAVG; encoded by the coding sequence ATGGATGACATCAAGCGCAATGCTGCCGTCACCTCGGCCAGCCACGATCACGGCGTCGCGCACAGCGCGGCGAGCAACAGCGGAGACACCCCGATGACAGCCACCCCGATCACCCTCATCGAAGCCGTCACCCAGGCGCTGGCCTGGGAAATGGAACACGACCCCTCGGTGCTGGTGCTGGGCGAAGACGTGGGCGTCAACGGCGGCGTGTTCCGCGCCACTGCCGGCCTGCAGCAGCAGTTCGGCCCTGAGCGCGTGCTCGATACCCCGCTGGATGAAACCACCATTGCCGGCCTGACCGTCGGCCTGGCCGCACAGGGCATGAAGCCGGTGGCCGAAGCCCAGTTCGACGGCTTCGTCTATCCGATGGTCGATCACCTGATCTGCCACGCCGCACGCCTGCGCAACCGTACCCGTGGCCGCCTGCATTGCCCGATGGTGCTGCGCGTGCCGTGGGGCGGTGGCATCCGCGCGCCGGAACACCACAGCGAAGCCAACGAAGCCATCTTCACCAATGTGCCGGGCATGCGCGTGGTGCTGCCGTCCAGCCCGCAGCGTGCCTACGGCCTGCTGCTGGCCGCGATCCGCGAGCCGGATCCGGTGATCTACATGGAGCCCAAGCGCATCTACCGCCAGTACAAGGAAGTGGTCGTCAACGACGGCGAGGCACTGCCGCTGGACGTGTGCTTCGTGCTGCGTGACGGCACCGACGTGACCCTGGTCACCTGGGGTGCACAGGTCAAGGAAGCACTGGAAGCAGCCGACAAGCTGGCCGGCGAAGGCATCAGCGCCGAAGTCATCGACGTGGCCACGCTGCGCCCGCTGGACTTCGCCACCATCGCCGAGTCGGTGGCCAAGACCGGCCGCTGCGTGATCGTGCAGGAAGCGCCGAAGACCGCTGGTTTCGGTGCCGAGATCGCCGCACGCCTGGCCGAGGAGTCGATGTACGACCTGCTGGCACCGGTCGAGCGCGTCGCCGGCTATGACACCCACATCCCGCTGTTCCGCCTGGAGATGAAGTACCTGCCAAGCGTGGAGCGGATCGTGACCGCCGCCAAGCGCGCGGTGGCGGTGGGCTGA
- a CDS encoding VOC family protein, whose translation MSHRSRLAGFIIDCQGTDSDAAAAFWAPALGLTAKPGHTENDGAQYAELLGAPADLHVEVQRVDHASRVHLDIESDDIDAEADRLEALGARRIARIKRWWVMEAPTGHRFCIVQMHHPERGATPNTWD comes from the coding sequence ATGAGCCACCGCAGCCGTCTTGCAGGTTTCATCATTGATTGCCAAGGCACCGACAGCGATGCCGCCGCCGCGTTCTGGGCGCCCGCTCTGGGCTTGACCGCCAAGCCCGGCCATACCGAGAACGATGGCGCGCAGTACGCCGAGCTATTGGGTGCACCCGCTGACCTGCATGTGGAAGTGCAGCGCGTCGATCACGCTTCACGCGTGCATCTGGATATCGAGTCCGACGATATCGATGCAGAAGCCGACCGGCTTGAAGCATTGGGCGCACGTCGCATTGCCAGGATCAAACGCTGGTGGGTGATGGAAGCACCCACCGGCCATCGCTTCTGCATCGTGCAGATGCACCATCCAGAACGTGGCGCAACGCCCAATACCTGGGATTGA
- a CDS encoding dihydrolipoamide acetyltransferase family protein, translated as MSQTKNFNLPDLGEGLPDATIVEWFVKEGDVIKLDEPLVAMETAKAVVEVPSPFSGKVLKLAGPAGDIVVTGHVLASFELDPNLPQRADGQDTGHHHGAPAEAAPAPVAAPAPVAAAAAERADEGTVVGAMVSSNAVHTEQAVAVGGVKAVPAVRAMARKLGVDLARVRATGAEGAVTMNDVKQAAANPSALLPSPTGTVAGGSIATAAAVPSPQPLSQGERGSSARTPLSAAGKPMRTAPPGVVAKGQPEPLKGVRRNMARVMADAHSKVVPTTLSDDADIHAWAPGNDMTSRLVRAIVSACQAVPAMNAWFDGDNLTRTLHAQVDIGIAVDTDDGLFVPALRNADMLDARGVREGINRLRQQVEDRSIAPSELSGYTISLSNFGMFAGRYATPVVVPPCVAIVAAGRARFQVTPVMGGIETHKVIPLSVTFDHRACTGGEAARFLRVLIDDLAKVN; from the coding sequence ATGAGCCAGACCAAGAATTTCAACCTGCCCGACCTGGGCGAAGGCCTGCCGGACGCCACCATCGTTGAGTGGTTCGTCAAGGAAGGCGACGTGATCAAGCTCGACGAACCGCTGGTGGCGATGGAAACCGCCAAGGCCGTGGTCGAAGTGCCCTCGCCGTTCTCCGGCAAGGTGCTGAAGCTGGCAGGCCCCGCCGGTGACATCGTGGTGACCGGGCACGTACTGGCCAGCTTCGAGCTCGACCCGAACCTGCCGCAGCGTGCCGATGGCCAGGACACCGGCCATCACCACGGCGCCCCGGCCGAAGCCGCGCCCGCACCTGTTGCAGCACCGGCACCGGTGGCTGCCGCTGCCGCCGAACGTGCAGACGAAGGCACCGTGGTTGGCGCGATGGTCAGCTCCAACGCCGTGCACACCGAACAGGCCGTGGCCGTCGGTGGCGTCAAGGCGGTACCGGCCGTGCGTGCGATGGCACGCAAGCTCGGCGTCGACCTGGCCCGCGTCCGTGCCACCGGCGCCGAAGGCGCGGTGACGATGAATGATGTGAAGCAGGCGGCGGCAAACCCGTCAGCGTTGCTCCCCTCTCCCACCGGGACAGTGGCCGGGGGTTCGATCGCTACTGCAGCCGCCGTACCCTCACCCCAACCCCTCTCCCAGGGGGAGAGGGGCTCAAGTGCCCGCACCCCGCTGTCCGCCGCCGGCAAGCCGATGCGTACCGCCCCTCCGGGCGTGGTCGCCAAGGGCCAGCCGGAACCACTGAAGGGCGTGCGTCGCAACATGGCGCGGGTGATGGCCGATGCGCACAGCAAGGTCGTGCCGACCACGCTCAGCGACGACGCCGACATCCACGCCTGGGCGCCGGGCAACGACATGACCTCGCGTCTGGTCCGCGCCATCGTCAGCGCCTGCCAGGCCGTGCCGGCAATGAATGCCTGGTTCGACGGTGACAACCTCACCCGTACCCTGCATGCCCAGGTCGACATCGGCATTGCCGTGGACACCGACGATGGCCTGTTCGTACCGGCCCTGCGCAATGCCGACATGCTGGATGCACGCGGCGTGCGCGAAGGCATCAACCGTCTGCGCCAGCAGGTCGAAGACCGCTCGATCGCCCCGTCGGAGCTGAGCGGCTACACCATCAGCCTGTCCAACTTCGGCATGTTCGCAGGCCGTTACGCCACCCCGGTGGTGGTGCCGCCGTGCGTGGCCATCGTCGCCGCAGGCCGTGCCCGCTTCCAGGTCACCCCGGTGATGGGCGGCATTGAGACCCACAAGGTCATTCCCTTGTCGGTCACCTTCGATCACCGCGCCTGCACCGGCGGCGAAGCCGCGCGCTTCCTGCGCGTGCTGATCGATGATCTGGCCAAGGTCAACTGA
- a CDS encoding RNA polymerase sigma factor, translating to MDITATAPIADLQQRFALLLAQHQGIVLKVARGYCAHLEDRRDLIQEISTQAWRAFPDFDPQRARFSTWLYRIALNIAISQLRGRELRRQYHSDSALDDDLASVADNAEDTASLAQLNALIHRLPALDRALLLLHMDDCSHREIGDVLGISASNAATRLHRLRQQLRSQFDPTDTRG from the coding sequence ATGGACATCACTGCGACCGCCCCCATCGCCGATCTGCAACAACGCTTTGCCCTGCTGCTGGCCCAGCACCAGGGCATCGTGCTCAAGGTTGCGCGTGGTTATTGCGCGCACCTTGAAGACCGCCGCGACCTGATCCAGGAAATCAGCACCCAGGCCTGGCGTGCCTTCCCTGACTTCGATCCGCAGCGTGCGCGCTTCAGCACCTGGCTGTACCGCATCGCCTTGAACATCGCCATCTCGCAACTGCGTGGCCGCGAACTGCGACGGCAATACCACAGCGATAGCGCGCTGGACGATGACCTGGCCAGTGTTGCCGACAACGCCGAGGACACCGCCAGCCTGGCCCAGCTCAATGCCTTGATCCACCGCCTGCCAGCGCTGGACCGTGCCCTGCTGTTGCTGCACATGGACGACTGCAGCCACCGCGAGATCGGCGATGTACTGGGCATCAGCGCCAGCAATGCCGCCACCCGCCTGCACCGACTGCGCCAGCAACTGCGCAGCCAGTTCGACCCCACCGACACACGAGGCTGA
- a CDS encoding DUF808 domain-containing protein, translated as MAGASLFALLDDIAALLDDVSILTKVAAKKTAGVLGDDLALNAQQVTGVSANRELPVVWAVAKGSLVNKAILVPAALAISAWLPWAITPLMMIGGAFLCYEGVEKLAHKFLHSKDEDDAHKAERLKAMADEKVDLVAFEKDKIKGAVRTDFILSAEIIVLSLGVVSNQPFAQQVATLIVIALGMTVFVYGLVAGIVKLDDIGAWLLDKGRALAALGRGLLYATPWLMRGLSIAGTAAMFLVGGGILVHAIPALHHFIVGLAPANLEWLANAVGSVVVGVIIGAVVLTVVTLFQRMRGAKAAH; from the coding sequence ATGGCTGGAGCCAGCCTGTTTGCCCTGCTCGACGATATTGCTGCATTGCTGGATGACGTCTCCATCCTCACCAAGGTTGCCGCCAAGAAGACCGCTGGCGTGCTCGGCGACGATCTGGCGCTGAATGCCCAGCAGGTGACCGGCGTCAGCGCCAACCGGGAGTTGCCGGTGGTGTGGGCGGTGGCCAAGGGCTCACTGGTCAACAAGGCGATCCTGGTGCCGGCGGCGCTGGCGATCAGCGCATGGCTGCCGTGGGCGATCACCCCGCTGATGATGATCGGCGGTGCCTTCCTCTGCTACGAAGGGGTGGAGAAGCTGGCGCACAAGTTCCTGCATTCCAAGGATGAGGACGACGCGCACAAGGCCGAGCGCTTGAAGGCCATGGCTGATGAAAAGGTGGATCTGGTTGCGTTCGAGAAGGACAAGATCAAGGGCGCGGTGCGTACCGATTTCATCCTGTCGGCGGAGATCATCGTGCTGTCGCTGGGGGTGGTTTCGAACCAGCCGTTCGCACAGCAGGTGGCGACCCTGATCGTGATCGCGCTGGGCATGACGGTGTTCGTCTACGGACTGGTTGCCGGCATCGTCAAGCTCGACGATATCGGCGCCTGGTTGCTGGACAAGGGCCGCGCGCTGGCAGCGCTTGGCCGTGGCCTGCTGTATGCCACACCGTGGTTGATGCGCGGCCTGTCGATTGCCGGCACCGCGGCGATGTTCCTGGTGGGTGGCGGCATCCTGGTGCACGCGATCCCGGCCCTGCATCACTTCATCGTCGGCCTGGCGCCGGCCAATCTGGAATGGCTGGCCAATGCGGTGGGCAGCGTGGTGGTAGGCGTGATCATTGGTGCAGTGGTACTGACCGTGGTGACCTTGTTCCAGCGTATGCGTGGGGCGAAAGCCGCGCATTGA
- a CDS encoding NAD-dependent epimerase/dehydratase family protein, whose amino-acid sequence MRVLLAGATGLVGAQVLQRLLADPRCSGVIAPTRRALPLTDAKLFNPVLDFAALATVAQGWQVDAVICALGSTMKQAGSREAFQQIDHGYPLAIAQAARGNGCEVFALNSAAGANPRSLVFYSRVKGALEQDLRALGFASLTLVRPGLIGGERAERRTGEHLASVVLGALAPVLPRAWRINPAPRIADALVEAALNPQPGVRVVGAADLV is encoded by the coding sequence ATGCGGGTATTGCTGGCTGGCGCGACCGGGCTCGTCGGGGCGCAGGTACTGCAGCGGTTGCTGGCCGACCCGCGTTGCAGCGGGGTGATCGCACCCACCCGCCGCGCGCTGCCGCTGACCGACGCCAAACTGTTCAATCCGGTGCTGGATTTCGCCGCGCTGGCGACCGTGGCACAGGGCTGGCAGGTGGACGCGGTGATCTGCGCGTTGGGTTCGACGATGAAGCAGGCCGGCTCGCGCGAGGCCTTCCAGCAGATCGACCATGGCTATCCCCTGGCGATCGCGCAGGCGGCACGGGGCAACGGTTGCGAGGTATTCGCGTTGAATTCGGCGGCCGGCGCCAATCCGCGCTCGTTGGTGTTCTACAGCCGGGTCAAGGGCGCCTTGGAGCAGGATCTGCGCGCGCTGGGGTTTGCTTCGTTGACGCTGGTTCGCCCGGGATTGATCGGCGGCGAGCGCGCCGAACGTCGCACCGGCGAGCATCTGGCCAGCGTGGTGCTGGGCGCGCTGGCGCCGGTATTGCCGCGCGCGTGGCGGATCAATCCGGCCCCGCGGATTGCCGACGCCCTGGTGGAGGCGGCATTGAATCCACAGCCTGGCGTTCGGGTGGTTGGGGCGGCGGATTTGGTGTGA
- a CDS encoding DUF998 domain-containing protein, translating into MRYQRCLILLFVAMYLLMLLGGAALKPGYSPLSQYISELGATGSAHAQAISLFGFIPVGVLAALLLFAFARLAPVSGASHFGYWLLMFEPLAWIGSALAPCDLGCPIGGSLSQSLHTLLGVFTYLGTALGLVLLATAPTLRPATRVLWIALAGLWLLLFVLMGLEPLQPLRGLLQRLAEWSVYSALCITAWRLSISTAVPTAR; encoded by the coding sequence ATGCGTTACCAGCGCTGCCTGATCCTGCTGTTCGTGGCGATGTACCTGCTGATGCTGCTCGGTGGTGCCGCGCTCAAGCCTGGCTATTCGCCGCTGTCGCAATACATCAGTGAACTCGGCGCGACCGGCAGCGCACATGCGCAGGCGATCAGCCTGTTCGGCTTCATTCCGGTCGGCGTACTGGCCGCATTGCTGCTGTTCGCGTTCGCACGGTTAGCTCCAGTAAGCGGTGCCAGTCACTTCGGCTATTGGCTGCTGATGTTCGAGCCGCTGGCGTGGATAGGTTCCGCGCTGGCACCTTGCGATCTCGGCTGCCCGATCGGCGGCAGCCTGTCGCAGTCTCTGCACACCCTGCTCGGCGTGTTCACCTATCTGGGCACAGCACTCGGTCTGGTGTTGTTGGCAACCGCGCCGACATTGCGCCCAGCTACGCGCGTGTTGTGGATCGCGCTGGCAGGGCTCTGGTTGCTGCTGTTCGTATTGATGGGACTGGAACCACTGCAACCCTTGCGCGGGCTGCTGCAACGTCTGGCCGAATGGAGTGTATACAGCGCGCTATGCATCACTGCATGGCGACTGAGTATTTCAACAGCTGTGCCGACAGCGCGATAA
- a CDS encoding SDR family NAD(P)-dependent oxidoreductase, producing MNPSSASLHGARVLVAGGSRGIGLAIAQGFAREGTKLSICARGAPTLQQAADVLLRDGAATAHTQQCDLADPAQIQAWIDAAAAELGGIDILVNNASGYGNGNDDASWQAGFDIDLMAAVRANRAALPHLRLSTLPAILNISSINASVPTPRAAAYSAAKAALNYYTTSLATELARERIRVNALAPGSIEFPGGLWEQRRSNAPELYEQIRNKIPFGGFGNVEDVANTAVFLCSPAARWITGQVLAVDGGQSLPA from the coding sequence ATGAATCCATCCTCTGCTTCTCTACACGGGGCACGTGTCCTGGTTGCCGGTGGCAGCCGGGGCATTGGCTTGGCCATCGCCCAGGGCTTTGCCCGCGAAGGCACGAAGCTCAGCATCTGCGCACGTGGCGCGCCCACGCTGCAGCAGGCTGCCGATGTACTGCTTCGCGACGGCGCGGCTACCGCGCACACACAGCAATGCGATCTCGCCGATCCGGCGCAGATCCAGGCCTGGATCGACGCTGCTGCCGCCGAGCTGGGCGGTATCGATATCCTCGTCAACAATGCGTCCGGCTATGGCAACGGCAATGACGATGCCAGCTGGCAGGCCGGTTTCGATATCGACCTGATGGCCGCGGTGCGCGCCAACCGTGCCGCCCTGCCCCATCTGCGCCTGAGCACCTTGCCGGCCATCCTCAACATCAGCTCGATCAATGCCTCGGTGCCGACGCCGCGCGCGGCCGCCTATTCCGCCGCCAAGGCAGCGTTGAACTACTACACCACCAGTCTGGCCACCGAACTGGCGCGCGAGCGCATCCGGGTCAACGCACTGGCACCGGGCTCGATCGAATTCCCCGGCGGGCTGTGGGAGCAGCGGCGCAGCAACGCACCCGAGCTGTACGAGCAGATCCGCAACAAGATCCCGTTCGGTGGTTTCGGCAATGTCGAGGATGTGGCCAATACCGCGGTATTCCTGTGCTCGCCTGCAGCGCGCTGGATCACCGGCCAGGTACTGGCGGTGGATGGCGGGCAGTCGTTGCCAGCGTAA
- a CDS encoding ABC1 kinase family protein, with amino-acid sequence MEPTSSDAPTTVGGNSRRQQIVRLLLRYRNSGVFSGISLDGEIPRLGRPPAAGNPTQFVADLEALGTTFVKLGQVLSTRPDMIPPEYVAALERMQEQVAPIPVEQIRAVIEDDLGVPVSKLFAWFDPEPLGCASIAQVHQAELHDGRQVAIKVQKPDIAAQLRSDIGVLRSFATAADHLTRVGRKVRFSDWLGEFAKTLRMELDYEAEAANLARFGQHLAPYPELWVPQPVWDLCGRRVLTMELVHGVRVDAIPQVRRTEQSMVPLAAALVRGYLDQIFVHGEIHADPHPGNLRVTPEGQLAIFDLGMVAHVPPRLRQRLLKVLFAAVDGRGEEVADEIISISTRLEDYDEERYLRETGQMIARYAANGTLSEGHVVLEIVRIATASNLRTPPELSLLGKALLNLEGVCRFLAPEMKTRRVVEKQLQHVMRAHFRKSLSAANLASEAMEVQQLLRNGPRRMSDILSLVAENRLQMKVTGLDESRLMENIQKVANRIAAGLITAALLLSSTLLMRVPTRWTLLGYPAFAMLLFLLGVFIGLGLIVSSLLFDRRTRARAREERGHR; translated from the coding sequence ATGGAACCGACCAGCAGCGATGCCCCGACCACCGTCGGCGGCAACAGCCGACGCCAGCAGATCGTGCGGCTGCTGCTGCGCTACCGTAATTCGGGGGTGTTCTCCGGGATCTCGCTGGATGGCGAAATCCCGCGCCTGGGCCGGCCACCGGCCGCCGGCAATCCCACCCAGTTCGTCGCCGACCTGGAGGCGCTGGGCACCACCTTCGTCAAGCTCGGGCAGGTGCTGTCGACCCGCCCGGACATGATTCCGCCCGAATACGTGGCCGCGCTTGAGCGCATGCAGGAACAGGTTGCGCCGATCCCGGTCGAGCAGATCCGCGCGGTGATCGAGGACGACCTCGGTGTACCGGTCAGCAAGCTGTTTGCCTGGTTCGACCCGGAACCGCTGGGTTGCGCCTCCATCGCCCAGGTCCACCAGGCCGAGCTGCATGACGGGCGGCAGGTCGCCATCAAGGTGCAGAAACCCGATATCGCTGCCCAGCTGCGTTCGGACATCGGCGTGCTGCGCAGCTTCGCCACCGCCGCCGACCACCTCACCCGGGTTGGTCGCAAGGTGCGCTTCTCCGACTGGCTGGGCGAGTTCGCCAAGACCCTGCGCATGGAGCTGGACTATGAAGCCGAGGCCGCCAACCTGGCGCGCTTCGGCCAGCATCTGGCGCCGTACCCGGAGCTGTGGGTGCCACAGCCGGTCTGGGATCTATGTGGCCGCCGGGTATTGACCATGGAACTGGTGCATGGCGTGCGCGTGGATGCCATCCCGCAGGTCCGCCGCACCGAGCAGTCGATGGTGCCGTTGGCCGCCGCACTTGTGCGTGGCTACCTGGACCAGATCTTCGTACATGGCGAGATTCACGCCGACCCGCACCCGGGCAATCTGCGGGTGACGCCGGAGGGCCAGCTGGCGATCTTCGACCTGGGCATGGTCGCGCATGTGCCGCCACGGCTGCGCCAGCGCCTGCTGAAAGTGCTGTTTGCCGCAGTGGACGGACGCGGCGAGGAAGTGGCCGATGAAATCATCAGCATCAGCACCCGGCTTGAGGACTACGACGAAGAGCGCTACCTGCGTGAGACCGGGCAGATGATTGCGCGCTACGCCGCCAACGGCACCTTGTCCGAAGGCCACGTGGTGCTGGAGATCGTGCGGATCGCCACTGCCAGCAATCTGCGCACGCCACCGGAACTGAGCCTGCTCGGCAAGGCCCTGCTCAATCTGGAAGGCGTCTGTCGTTTCCTCGCCCCCGAGATGAAGACCCGGCGTGTGGTCGAGAAACAGCTGCAGCATGTGATGCGCGCGCACTTCCGCAAGTCGCTGTCGGCCGCCAACCTGGCCAGCGAGGCGATGGAAGTGCAGCAGCTGCTGCGCAACGGGCCACGACGCATGTCCGACATCCTCAGTCTGGTAGCCGAGAACAGGCTGCAGATGAAGGTGACCGGCCTGGATGAATCGCGCTTGATGGAGAACATCCAGAAAGTCGCCAACCGCATCGCGGCGGGCTTGATCACCGCTGCATTGCTGCTGTCCTCCACCCTGCTGATGCGGGTACCAACACGCTGGACGCTGCTTGGTTACCCGGCCTTCGCGATGCTGCTGTTCCTGCTCGGTGTGTTCATCGGCCTGGGCCTGATTGTCAGCTCACTACTGTTCGATCGCCGCACCAGAGCGCGGGCACGCGAAGAGCGCGGCCACCGCTAA